One part of the Suncus etruscus isolate mSunEtr1 chromosome 2, mSunEtr1.pri.cur, whole genome shotgun sequence genome encodes these proteins:
- the FSCB gene encoding fibrous sheath CABYR-binding protein — MGDSERPDQPISAGRKVFRKRRRPSQPLVDQSLQTETKENNDIPLAHSSYTKSTVNNNNIPGSKFKIESNNLSSQIQKKWRKRNYKQEKVDASQQTDQKKEKKEVVSVGKTLVPEEKTVALGKASQEYLESTHKIERIQSIQLRRDISQQTSYTLLWTMICYPHIEKQDKGQQTLSTESVLEMIGTPSNFSRSNEDMKKSLGTAFISENPEFQGATRISEGISHGSIMRSSFSKQTRKDAQLFLGDEQDTSIKAQYSAPEEKYESENITVVSEVAEFQPPLAEEALKKEVHDKIEPTSFEVQHLSTEEPPVQESLQLSPSMDEEAHDKVQSPVTKETREMVQATPPEGGIFEFQPSETAEDSAKKSYEASLDENMSLENSGEQNSDLFEEKTPIELQFLTAEHSTEFQLKSPEETLSEDQSLEDEKNVAELYRSEETSPVEFQPPAAEENSGEAQSIPTEESLSDDLSLEDEKGAAELPSQPSEEKSPVEFQPPAAEENSGDAPSTPIEESLSEDLSLGDEKGAAGLQSQPSEEKSPVEFQPPAAEENSGEAQSIPTEKSSSADLSLEDEKGAAELPSQPSEEKSPVKLQPPAAEENSSEVQYVPTEGTPEDLDLDDNKGAAELQAQSSEEKPPVELQPPAAEEDSGEVQFIPTEETSYEELSQEDEKNAAEHQYQPSEKKYPVEFQPPAEEENSGEAQYITTEETPEDLYLDVEKGAIELQSQPSEEKSPVEFQPPAAEENSGDAPSTPIEESSSEDLSLGDEKGAAELRSQPSEEKSPVKFQPPAAEEDSGEVQSLPSEINSSEILSLEYEI, encoded by the coding sequence ATGGGAGACAGTGAGAGACCTGATCAACCTATCTCAGCAGGGAGAAAAGTATTTAGAAAGAGAAGACGACCTAGTCAACCACTGGTAGATCAATCCTTGCAAActgaaactaaagaaaataacgACATCCCCTTAGCACACTCATCTTACACTAAAAGtactgttaataataataatatccctGGAAGCAAATTTAAAATTGAATCGAATAACCTGTCttctcaaattcaaaaaaaatggagaaaaagaaattataaacagGAAAAGGTTGATGCATCTCAGCAGAcagaccaaaagaaagaaaagaaagaagttgtgTCAGTTGGTAAGACACTGGTACCCGAAGAGAAGACAGTTGCTCTTGGAAAAGCATCTCAAGAATATTTAGAGAGCACTCATAAAATAGAAAGGATACAGTCAATACAACTTAGAAGAGACATATCTCAACAGACTAGTTACACTCTGCTATGGACAATGATTTGCTATCCTCACATAGAAAAACAGGACAAGGGACAGCAAACACTTTCTACTGAATCAGTACTTGAGATGATTGGCACACCATCTAATTTTTCAAGGTCAAATGAAGATATGAAGAAATCTTTGGGCACAGCTTTTATTAGTGAAAATCCTGAGTTTCAAGGAGCAACAAGAATCAGTGAAGGTATTAGTCATGGAAGCATTATGAGATCATCATTTAGTAAACAAACCAGAAAAGATGCTCAATTATTTTTAGGAGATGAGCAAGATACATCAATTAAAGCACAATATTCTGCTCCAGAAGAGAAATATGAATCAGAAAACATAACCGTAGTTTCAGAAGTGGCTGAATTCCAGCCACCATTAGCTGAGGAGGCACTTAAGAAAGAGGTCCATGATAAAATAGAGCCAACCTCTTTTGAAGTTCAGCATCTATCAACTGAGGAACCTCCAGTACAAGAGTCTCTTCAGCTCTCACCATCAATGGATGAGGAAGCCCATGATAAAGTTCAGTCTCCAGTAACTAAAGAGACACGTGAAATGGTTCAGGCTACACCACCTGAAGGAGGCATATTTGAATTTCAGCCTTCAGAAACTGCGGAGGACTCTGCTAAAAAATCATATGAAGCATCTCTGGATGAAAATATGTCTCTAGAAAATTCAGGAGAACAGAACTCTGATCTATTTGAAGAAAAAACCCCAATTGAACTCCAGTTTCTAACAGCAGAACACAGTACTGAATTTCAGTTGAAATCACCTGAAGAAACTCTATCTGAAGATCAATCTctagaagatgaaaaaaatgtaGCAGAACTTTATCGGTCTGAAGAGACATCCCCAGTTGAATTTCAACCTCCGGCAGCTGAGGAGAACTCTGGTGAAGCTCAATCTATCCCAACTGAAGAAAGTTTATCTGATGATCTGTCTCTAGAAGATGAGAAGGGTGCAGCAGAACTCCCGTCTCAACCATCTGAAGAGAAATCCCCAGTTGAATTCCAGCCTCCAGCAGCTGAGGAGAATTCTGGTGATGCTCCATCAACCCCAATTGAAGAAAGTTTATCTGAAGATCTGTCGCTAGGAGATGAGAAAGGTGCAGCAGGACTCCAGTCTCAACCATCTGAAGAGAAATCTCCAGTTGAATTTCAGCCTCCGGCAGCTGAAGAGAACTCTGGTGAAGCTCAATCTATCCCAACTGAAAAAAGTTCATCTGCTGATCTGTCTCTAGAAGATGAGAAGGGTGCAGCAGAACTCCCATCTCAACCATCTGAAGAGAAATCTCCAGTTAAACTTCAGCCTCCAGCAGCTGAGGAGAACTCTAGTGAAGTTCAGTATGTACCAACTGAAGGAACTCCAGAAGATCTGGATCTAGATGATAATAAGGGTGCAGCAGAACTTCAGGCTCAATCATCTGAAGAGAAACCCCCAGTTGAACTTCAGCCTCCAGCAGCTGAGGAGGATTCTGGTGAAGTTCAGTTTATCCCAACTGAAGAAACTTCATATGAAGAGCTGTCTCAAGAAGACGAGAAGAATGCAGCAGAGCATCAATATCAACCATCTGAAAAGAAATATCCAGTTGAATTTCAGCCTCCAGCAGAGGAGGAGAACTCTGGGGAAGCTCAATATATAACAACTGAAGAAACTCCAGAAGATCTGTATCTGGATGTTGAGAAGGGTGCAATAGAACTCCAGTCTCAACCATCTGAAGAGAAATCCCCAGTTGAATTCCAGCCTCCAGCAGCTGAGGAGAATTCTGGTGATGCTCCATCAACCCCAATTGAAGAAAGTTCATCTGAAGATCTGTCGCTAGGAGATGAGAAGGGTGCAGCAGAACTCCGGTCTCAACCTTCTGAAGAGAAATCTCCAGTTAAATTTCAGCCTCCAGCAGCTGAGGAGGACTCTGGTGAGGTTCAGTCCCTCCCAAGTGAAATCAATTCATCTGAAATTCTGTCTCTAGAATATGAAATTTAA